One Coprobacter tertius DNA window includes the following coding sequences:
- a CDS encoding acyltransferase: MGKIKSGIRTVLLYNVFKNWHWLHLISKNIRPAIVRYCGAKVGKNVYFSGGIHIDNNAEYLTIEDDVLISPNVMLLFHKRDLRGFKKGDIYNKVPHIKRNVKICRNSFIGMGAVIMPGVTIGEGAGVAAGAVVTKDVPAWCIVAGNPAKIIKEIE; this comes from the coding sequence ATGGGTAAAATAAAGTCTGGAATAAGGACGGTATTGTTATATAATGTTTTTAAAAACTGGCATTGGCTGCATTTGATATCAAAAAATATTAGACCGGCTATTGTAAGGTATTGCGGTGCAAAAGTAGGTAAAAATGTTTATTTCAGTGGAGGAATCCATATAGACAATAATGCCGAATATTTGACCATCGAGGACGATGTGCTTATTTCACCGAATGTTATGCTTTTATTCCATAAAAGAGATTTGCGTGGTTTTAAAAAAGGAGATATTTATAATAAAGTTCCTCATATAAAAAGAAATGTAAAAATTTGCCGTAATTCTTTTATCGGCATGGGTGCTGTTATCATGCCCGGGGTAACGATCGGTGAAGGAGCCGGAGTCGCGGCTGGAGCAGTTGTAACGAAAGATGTTCCTGCCTGGTGTATTGTTGCCGGTAACCCGGCTAAAATAATAAAAGAAATAGAATGA
- a CDS encoding polysaccharide deacetylase family protein, translated as MSYKKEIAKYAGMLNIPCFFELLHKTPRIIFYHGIEKKTISDKRVQANQMDFCVFEKQIEYLNKHFHFISIDEFYERFSSRKPFTGKEVVLTFDDGYKNNYTVAAPFLKSLDIPFTVFISAENIDKGTRVPTYYVRSAIFNPQIKRIDIPSLKQEFSLSNETERLYANDILIRAVKTKSNEFVHCLLQDINSQISNDVKAEMTEKFKSEDLMSWDDVVNISIMGATIGSHCLDHAILHGNQKNEEIVRQLKESKALIEKHVGKCDYFAFPNGDRTSVCEFALQQTLKYYKMGFAVNGKRVRHRENTSFISRIGICDDFYAFRTQFSILSV; from the coding sequence ATGAGTTATAAAAAAGAGATCGCGAAGTATGCAGGGATGTTGAATATACCTTGTTTTTTCGAGCTGCTACATAAGACTCCCCGCATAATTTTTTACCATGGGATAGAGAAAAAAACGATATCCGATAAAAGGGTACAAGCCAATCAAATGGATTTTTGTGTTTTTGAGAAACAGATTGAGTATCTCAACAAACATTTTCATTTTATTTCGATAGATGAATTTTATGAAAGATTTTCTTCTCGAAAACCATTTACGGGAAAAGAAGTAGTTCTTACTTTCGACGATGGATATAAAAATAATTATACGGTGGCGGCTCCTTTTTTGAAATCTCTGGATATACCGTTTACTGTTTTTATTTCGGCTGAAAACATCGATAAAGGAACGAGAGTTCCGACGTATTATGTGCGATCGGCGATATTTAATCCTCAAATTAAGCGAATAGATATCCCTTCATTGAAACAGGAATTTTCTCTTTCGAATGAAACTGAAAGGTTGTATGCGAATGATATTCTTATTCGTGCCGTTAAAACGAAATCTAACGAATTTGTACACTGTTTATTACAAGATATAAATTCACAAATATCAAATGATGTTAAAGCTGAAATGACAGAAAAATTTAAGTCGGAAGATTTGATGTCGTGGGATGATGTAGTGAATATTTCGATAATGGGAGCTACCATCGGTTCTCATTGTCTCGACCATGCGATATTGCATGGAAATCAAAAAAATGAAGAAATCGTACGGCAGTTGAAAGAAAGTAAAGCACTTATCGAAAAGCATGTCGGAAAATGTGATTATTTCGCTTTTCCAAATGGAGACCGGACTTCGGTTTGTGAGTTTGCACTTCAACAGACCCTTAAATATTATAAAATGGGTTTTGCTGTGAACGGAAAAAGAGTGCGTCACCGAGAAAACACTTCATTTATTTCGCGTATCGGTATATGCGACGATTTTTATGCCTTTAGAACCCAATTTTCTATTTTGTCGGTATGA
- a CDS encoding glycosyltransferase family 39 protein — MSSYLFLPVFFAVAYYTYKGWIKISRRTFIFNLFIVSLFIRICSVFILVTILNHYIGIPFLSYKDDYNYHNAALEILNRWKVFGMGFYSDIFFSTGSYSGFPNFSAFLMNIFGESIYVPRIGNAVVSSFTCVIAYKICRTYADESSSRLVGILFMVSPLVFVYSSLQLKDTLLLFFILLAIKANINLFYNRKILTSIILVSLSYFSMIFIRPATIVPIVGAYLLVYAYYSKRMKKSSTKIIFLILTITLLIYGWNYISNVGGIESTDVYFGSRLESMQTRTISSSDAKISNLGVAEILGAPLYLLMGIFLPSPLIVDLPDAETINYDSFAMVMHLSLLPLLVVAILYTLKYRKTMLVPMYILMIFILLKIGQANSLLTIFSPRQSLGTLMSMYLLLPVYFTGSRKIKLQRAVFALSILITIVYAGIRLYTRGLI, encoded by the coding sequence TTGAGTAGTTATCTGTTTCTTCCGGTATTTTTTGCTGTAGCTTATTATACTTATAAAGGGTGGATAAAAATCAGCCGTCGTACTTTTATATTTAACTTGTTTATCGTATCTCTGTTTATCAGAATATGCTCTGTCTTTATTTTGGTTACAATCTTAAATCATTATATCGGAATTCCTTTTTTGTCTTATAAAGACGATTATAATTATCATAATGCCGCTCTTGAAATTCTAAACCGATGGAAGGTGTTCGGAATGGGTTTTTATTCGGATATCTTTTTTTCAACGGGTTCATATTCCGGTTTTCCCAATTTCAGCGCATTTTTGATGAATATTTTCGGTGAATCGATATATGTTCCGAGAATAGGAAATGCTGTGGTTTCGTCCTTTACCTGTGTAATCGCATATAAAATATGCAGAACGTATGCTGATGAGTCGTCGTCGAGGCTTGTGGGAATTTTATTTATGGTTTCGCCGCTGGTGTTTGTATATTCGTCTTTACAATTAAAAGATACATTATTGCTTTTTTTTATATTGCTTGCTATTAAAGCAAATATAAACTTATTCTATAATCGTAAAATATTGACGTCGATTATTCTTGTATCTCTATCATACTTTTCAATGATATTCATTCGTCCGGCAACAATTGTTCCCATTGTAGGGGCTTATTTACTCGTTTATGCCTATTATTCGAAAAGAATGAAAAAGAGTTCTACTAAAATCATATTTCTTATACTTACAATCACATTGTTGATATACGGATGGAATTATATTAGTAATGTCGGAGGTATAGAATCGACAGATGTTTATTTCGGTTCGAGATTAGAATCTATGCAGACGCGGACAATATCGTCGAGTGATGCAAAAATATCGAATTTGGGTGTAGCGGAAATATTAGGGGCACCGCTATATTTGCTTATGGGCATATTTTTGCCTTCTCCGTTGATCGTCGATTTACCGGATGCCGAGACGATAAATTACGATTCATTCGCCATGGTTATGCATCTTTCTTTACTTCCGCTTTTGGTTGTTGCTATTTTGTATACATTAAAGTACCGGAAAACAATGCTGGTACCTATGTATATACTTATGATATTTATTCTGTTGAAAATAGGGCAGGCAAATTCGTTACTGACAATATTCTCGCCTCGGCAATCATTAGGTACTTTGATGTCGATGTATCTTTTACTACCGGTATATTTTACCGGTAGTAGAAAAATAAAATTACAGCGCGCTGTTTTTGCTTTATCTATTCTTATCACTATCGTTTATGCTGGTATAAGGTTATATACAAGAGGACTTATTTGA